A genomic region of Runella rosea contains the following coding sequences:
- a CDS encoding PA14 domain-containing protein: protein MIKLSILPRYCIWMVVVWAGFFLNTNAQTCVGTPGQVKWSYWTGFNNSLPDSADLAALENFPSRPDGSQMLSSLKMPVNYTEYFAAMTRGYIYVNQTATYTFNLTGDDHALFYLSTDESLANKRKRAEVTSYTDVTEHNKTPGQTSKTIELVAGQNYYFEIYSFEGCCSDHTTLYWRKTANSDTTWRIIDFNNIKQYACEQSCPVRGTACNDGNAQTTNDQHDGFCNCVGVAPTTNPCVGERGLVEAYYFDNITGSYVEPDLVNAPKFPLLPDRKEKLKGISGPDFASYAKDNYGSLVQGYLTVPVSGMYEFNLTGDDQTMFFLSKNDSIQYKQYHQAMVIFGINETAHSTYTFQNTSPIYLQKGQFYYYEIRHKENGWRDHFNLYWKTPFHEFKTWKRVSDFYLYDYKCEISCVPNNTPCNDGNAFTKNDTYQNCECVGTPCTGPDCDDASAQYQKYDYCAPTQNITNTNETGWLSCVKATNPNPARSGQNHWIKYDLGNLYTLKGTRVWNYNVLNETTKGFKTVYIDYSTDGVVWTQLGGQYTWPNAPGAAQYAGFTGPDFNSLSARYVLITATENWGHATCAGFSKITFNAQQCQQSGTACDDGDPLTVYDKFDGNCGCKGIKLACLEDTIKTGRVALVSAPHKAQKAIFSEGQLPTSKNIGFTAGNSIVLLPGFQIDAGAVFSAKIEACLQSLFAQSQISQEGKSLATEFGAEPTDQPNIKRIIFRLNQPGQVKLLLKDKKGQTLATIIDDYYQNLGTQIKYLPTGRLSKGAYAIELTVNDAKINQQFLVE from the coding sequence ATGATAAAGCTTTCAATTTTACCCCGTTATTGCATTTGGATGGTGGTAGTTTGGGCGGGTTTTTTCCTGAATACCAACGCGCAAACCTGCGTAGGAACTCCTGGTCAGGTCAAATGGTCGTACTGGACGGGTTTCAATAATTCATTGCCCGACAGCGCCGATTTGGCCGCGCTCGAAAATTTCCCCAGTCGCCCCGACGGCTCCCAAATGCTGAGTTCGTTGAAAATGCCCGTCAATTATACCGAGTACTTCGCCGCCATGACTAGGGGCTATATTTACGTGAATCAAACCGCTACGTACACCTTTAACCTAACGGGTGATGATCACGCCCTTTTCTATTTAAGCACCGACGAGTCGCTCGCCAATAAAAGAAAACGAGCGGAAGTTACCTCTTACACGGACGTAACTGAACACAACAAAACGCCCGGCCAAACCTCCAAGACCATCGAATTGGTGGCGGGACAAAATTATTACTTTGAAATTTACAGCTTTGAAGGCTGTTGCAGCGACCATACAACGCTTTATTGGCGTAAAACCGCCAACTCCGACACCACTTGGCGAATCATTGACTTTAATAACATAAAACAATACGCTTGCGAGCAATCGTGCCCCGTGCGCGGCACCGCTTGTAATGACGGCAATGCCCAAACCACCAACGACCAACACGACGGGTTTTGTAACTGCGTAGGAGTTGCCCCGACGACGAACCCCTGCGTGGGTGAGCGCGGCTTGGTGGAAGCCTATTATTTTGACAATATCACGGGCAGTTATGTAGAACCCGACTTGGTGAACGCCCCGAAATTTCCGTTGTTGCCCGACCGAAAAGAGAAATTAAAGGGGATTTCAGGTCCCGATTTTGCGTCGTATGCCAAAGACAATTACGGATCGCTGGTGCAGGGCTATTTGACGGTTCCTGTTTCGGGAATGTACGAATTTAACCTAACGGGCGACGATCAAACGATGTTTTTTCTGAGTAAAAATGACTCTATTCAGTACAAACAGTACCACCAAGCCATGGTGATTTTTGGAATCAACGAAACGGCTCACTCCACGTATACGTTTCAAAATACCTCGCCTATCTACCTCCAAAAAGGCCAATTTTATTACTACGAAATAAGGCACAAAGAGAATGGTTGGCGCGACCACTTTAACCTGTATTGGAAAACACCCTTTCACGAGTTTAAAACGTGGAAACGGGTGTCTGATTTTTACCTTTACGACTACAAATGCGAGATTTCGTGCGTACCCAACAATACGCCGTGCAACGACGGGAATGCGTTTACGAAGAACGATACCTACCAAAATTGCGAATGTGTAGGTACGCCCTGCACGGGTCCCGATTGTGATGATGCATCGGCGCAATACCAAAAATATGATTACTGCGCCCCGACCCAAAATATCACGAATACCAATGAAACGGGTTGGCTCTCTTGCGTAAAAGCGACCAATCCAAACCCCGCCAGAAGCGGCCAGAATCACTGGATTAAGTATGATTTGGGGAATTTATATACCTTAAAAGGAACGCGCGTGTGGAACTACAACGTGTTGAATGAAACGACCAAAGGCTTTAAGACGGTGTACATCGACTACTCGACCGACGGCGTTGTTTGGACGCAATTGGGGGGGCAGTATACGTGGCCCAATGCGCCTGGTGCGGCGCAGTATGCGGGTTTTACAGGGCCTGATTTTAATAGTCTTTCGGCCCGTTATGTGCTGATTACGGCCACCGAAAACTGGGGTCATGCCACTTGTGCAGGTTTTAGTAAAATAACCTTCAACGCACAACAGTGCCAACAAAGCGGCACCGCCTGCGACGACGGCGACCCGTTGACGGTGTACGATAAATTTGACGGCAACTGTGGTTGCAAAGGCATCAAACTCGCCTGTTTGGAAGATACCATTAAGACGGGAAGGGTGGCGCTCGTTTCTGCTCCGCACAAGGCTCAGAAGGCGATTTTTTCAGAAGGACAATTACCGACGTCCAAAAATATTGGCTTTACAGCTGGCAACAGTATCGTGCTGCTACCGGGATTTCAAATTGATGCGGGAGCGGTGTTTTCGGCCAAGATTGAAGCTTGTTTGCAATCGTTATTTGCCCAAAGTCAAATTTCGCAGGAGGGGAAATCCCTCGCCACTGAATTTGGGGCGGAGCCAACCGACCAACCCAACATCAAGCGTATCATTTTTCGTCTCAACCAACCTGGGCAGGTGAAGTTGTTATTGAAAGATAAAAAAGGGCAAACGCTGGCTACGATAATAGATGATTACTACCAGAATTTGGGAACGCAAATTAAATACCTACCCACGGGCCGTCTTTCCAAAGGTGCATACGCGATTGAATTGACAGTGAATGATGCTAAAATCAACCAACAATTTTTGGTGGAATAA